A genomic segment from Segniliparus rotundus DSM 44985 encodes:
- a CDS encoding MFS transporter: MTNSGEGFSPEFDQTGPRPVEPAAKSGASNRGLWPVLAIGGATQFVLNLDTTIMSVALPQVQGDLQLNDPERTSVIAFYVFFHGLFLLLGGRAVDSWGPRRAFLIGIAGFGVVSMLGGGASNASELLVARSAQGSFAALLAPAVLALVSNSFAGKRERAFAFVVIGTTAVFGTASGLVLGGMLAQYASWRWCLLVNVPLALLIFYLVLFLLQGGHETGRRGYDLFGSALSIVAFFTLGVGIYHVEAERSRIPVFLCLALFVVFTWCFVFVEQHAPAPLTPPSVLLDRTCTLASLGNAFTLSGVLGGTLFLATYMEKLRGYNPSETGLRLLPILAGILIGGLSVAKLSEWAGIRALSVVGSLLAATGMLLFSRISPDDDYATRMLPMITVFGLGLGVLSVCLPDLALVGVRNSEAGSASAMFTAYGQIGGALGTAFLSQKYASAKHFVAEGGQAAELVGCTTAFFVAGMTLACVAPVVLFARPKAGAHP, from the coding sequence ATGACGAACTCGGGCGAAGGCTTTTCGCCGGAGTTCGACCAGACCGGGCCAAGGCCCGTCGAACCCGCCGCGAAGAGCGGCGCGAGCAATCGGGGGCTTTGGCCGGTGCTCGCTATCGGCGGCGCGACCCAGTTCGTCCTCAACCTCGACACGACGATCATGAGCGTCGCACTGCCCCAGGTACAGGGCGATTTACAGCTCAATGACCCCGAGCGCACGAGCGTGATCGCTTTCTACGTCTTCTTCCACGGGCTCTTCCTCCTGCTCGGCGGACGCGCCGTGGACTCCTGGGGTCCCCGGCGCGCTTTCCTCATCGGCATAGCGGGTTTCGGGGTGGTGTCCATGCTCGGCGGGGGCGCTTCGAACGCCAGCGAACTGCTGGTCGCCCGCTCGGCGCAAGGCAGCTTCGCGGCTCTGCTCGCCCCCGCTGTGCTCGCGTTGGTGAGCAATTCCTTCGCGGGCAAGCGCGAACGCGCCTTTGCGTTCGTGGTCATTGGCACGACGGCGGTCTTCGGCACCGCCTCAGGATTGGTCCTCGGCGGCATGCTCGCCCAATACGCGAGCTGGCGATGGTGCCTCTTGGTCAATGTTCCGTTGGCGCTGCTGATCTTCTACCTCGTGTTGTTCCTGCTCCAGGGCGGGCACGAGACCGGACGGCGCGGCTACGACCTGTTCGGCTCGGCGCTCTCCATCGTCGCGTTCTTCACGCTCGGCGTCGGGATCTACCACGTCGAGGCCGAGCGCTCGCGCATCCCCGTCTTTCTCTGCCTCGCGCTGTTCGTGGTGTTCACATGGTGTTTCGTCTTCGTCGAACAGCATGCGCCCGCGCCGCTCACGCCGCCGAGCGTTTTGCTCGACCGCACATGCACGCTCGCGTCGCTCGGCAACGCGTTCACGCTCTCCGGCGTCCTCGGCGGCACCCTGTTCCTCGCGACATACATGGAGAAACTGCGCGGGTACAACCCTTCAGAAACCGGCCTGCGGCTGCTGCCCATCTTGGCCGGCATCCTGATCGGCGGCCTTTCGGTCGCAAAGCTCTCCGAGTGGGCGGGAATCCGCGCGCTCAGCGTCGTCGGCTCGCTGCTCGCCGCAACCGGCATGCTGCTGTTCTCCCGGATCAGCCCGGACGACGACTACGCGACGCGGATGCTGCCCATGATAACCGTGTTCGGGCTGGGCCTCGGGGTGCTTTCGGTGTGCTTGCCGGATTTGGCGCTGGTGGGCGTGCGCAACAGCGAGGCGGGTTCCGCGAGCGCGATGTTCACCGCGTACGGACAGATCGGCGGGGCGCTTGGCACTGCTTTCCTCAGCCAGAAGTACGCCAGCGCAAAGCACTTCGTGGCCGAAGGCGGCCAAGCCGCCGAACTCGTCGGCTGCACCACGGCGTTTTTCGTGGCGGGCATGACCCTGGCCTGCGTCGCCCCTGTCGTGTTGTTCGCACGGCCCAAAGCAGGAGCGCATCCGTAG
- the dapA gene encoding 4-hydroxy-tetrahydrodipicolinate synthase, translated as MTQSAAEPLFGTVAVAMVTPFSADGSLDVRAGVALAERLVARGVDGLVLGGTTGESPTTSPAEKLELLSAVLAAVGDRAKITQGVGSYDTAKSVQAARDAQAAGAHGLLVVTPYYSKPSQAGLAAHCRAVADAVTTPIMLYDVPHRTALAIEPATLQELAAHPNIAAMKEAKGDFGSGAELIATTGLQYYSGDDVVYLPWLAVGAVGVVSVLGHLVPEQLRELHTAFAEGDLARARELQVSILPLVRAQARYGGVALAKAGLALLGQPVGEPRLPILGLDGEETAALAQDLELVGARQ; from the coding sequence ATGACACAGAGCGCAGCAGAGCCCCTGTTCGGAACGGTCGCTGTGGCCATGGTGACGCCTTTCTCGGCGGACGGCTCACTCGACGTGCGAGCCGGTGTCGCGCTCGCCGAACGGCTTGTTGCCCGAGGTGTGGACGGTTTGGTCCTCGGCGGCACCACCGGTGAGTCGCCGACCACCTCGCCCGCTGAAAAGTTGGAGCTGCTCTCCGCTGTTCTCGCCGCAGTCGGCGACCGGGCCAAGATCACCCAGGGGGTCGGCAGCTACGACACGGCGAAATCTGTTCAGGCCGCGCGCGACGCGCAAGCCGCTGGCGCTCATGGCCTTCTCGTCGTCACACCGTATTACTCCAAACCTTCCCAGGCAGGCTTGGCGGCGCATTGCCGCGCGGTCGCCGACGCGGTGACCACGCCGATCATGCTGTACGACGTTCCTCACCGGACCGCGCTCGCGATCGAACCGGCCACGCTCCAGGAGCTCGCGGCGCACCCGAACATCGCCGCCATGAAAGAGGCGAAGGGCGATTTCGGCTCGGGCGCGGAGCTGATCGCGACCACCGGGCTCCAGTATTATTCTGGCGATGATGTGGTGTATTTGCCCTGGCTCGCGGTCGGCGCGGTCGGCGTGGTGAGCGTCCTCGGGCACCTTGTCCCCGAGCAACTGCGCGAGCTGCACACCGCGTTCGCCGAAGGCGACCTTGCGCGTGCCAGGGAACTGCAGGTCAGCATATTGCCGCTTGTGCGGGCGCAAGCACGTTACGGCGGTGTCGCCTTGGCCAAGGCCGGTCTGGCGCTGCTGGGCCAGCCGGTCGGCGAGCCGAGGCTCCCCATCCTCGGTTTGGACGGCGAGGAGACCGCGGCCCTCGCGCAAGACCTCGAGCTCGTGGGCGCCCGCCAATGA
- a CDS encoding cytochrome P450: MGVASGEKIVPGPRWPAAVQTFLAFTRGWEVGSWLRGHYAKTVEVRSYRRGSWVSIPTLLTSDPAMARQVFAGSPKVYHAGASNAILAPVLGKRSLLSIDGEDHARIRKLLMPSFAGAALRGYASMFEELAEADAQQWPTGRVTAALEHTHRLTLDIILRTVFGVSDPQRSAVLRPRVLRVALPGPGTALWAWAPRSARLGVARGYRGNLAALNRILAEEIAARRADSAVHERKDVLSRMVAANEDGDRLCDEELRDQLLTLVMAGFETTAKALAWCLLDLAHNPAAQQRAQAAADEGDVEHLTAVFKETLRLHPVVSGVARLLMETDQIGERRLAAGSRAAISFYPLHHDEELFPQPEAFRPERFLDQNQPPGHHWAPFGGGVYRCIGASFSQAEAAAILRSVLTRYTVSPMRAEMEPQSHMPNIVIGPKFGGQVRLARRERRSKPPVAQAAFAEGGACPFSARRAGS, encoded by the coding sequence ATGGGTGTAGCGTCCGGCGAAAAAATCGTGCCTGGCCCGCGCTGGCCTGCGGCGGTGCAGACGTTCCTGGCTTTCACGCGAGGGTGGGAAGTGGGCAGTTGGTTGCGCGGGCACTACGCGAAGACCGTGGAAGTCCGGTCCTACCGACGAGGCTCCTGGGTTTCGATTCCGACATTGTTGACCAGCGATCCGGCTATGGCGCGGCAGGTGTTCGCCGGTTCGCCGAAGGTCTATCACGCGGGAGCCAGCAACGCCATTTTGGCGCCGGTGCTCGGGAAGCGTTCGCTTTTGAGCATCGACGGGGAGGACCACGCTCGGATTCGCAAGCTGCTGATGCCGTCGTTCGCCGGGGCGGCGCTGCGGGGCTATGCCTCAATGTTCGAGGAGCTGGCGGAAGCGGACGCGCAGCAATGGCCGACGGGCCGGGTGACGGCCGCGTTGGAGCACACGCACCGGCTCACGCTCGACATCATCCTGCGCACTGTGTTCGGGGTCAGCGACCCGCAGCGCTCGGCTGTGTTGCGCCCGCGCGTGCTGCGCGTGGCCTTGCCGGGGCCAGGAACCGCGCTCTGGGCTTGGGCGCCTCGGTCGGCGCGGCTCGGGGTGGCCCGGGGGTATCGGGGAAATCTCGCTGCATTGAACCGGATCCTCGCCGAGGAGATCGCCGCGCGTCGGGCGGATTCGGCAGTGCATGAGCGCAAAGACGTGCTCTCCCGGATGGTGGCGGCGAACGAGGACGGGGACCGGCTCTGCGACGAGGAGTTGCGCGACCAGCTGCTCACGCTGGTGATGGCAGGTTTTGAGACGACCGCCAAGGCTTTGGCGTGGTGTTTGCTGGACCTGGCGCACAACCCCGCCGCGCAGCAAAGGGCGCAGGCGGCGGCGGACGAGGGGGATGTCGAGCACTTGACCGCCGTCTTCAAAGAGACCTTGCGGCTGCACCCCGTGGTGTCCGGGGTGGCCCGATTGCTCATGGAGACCGACCAGATCGGCGAGCGCCGCCTCGCTGCTGGCTCTCGGGCAGCCATTTCTTTCTATCCGTTGCACCACGACGAAGAGCTGTTCCCGCAGCCGGAGGCATTCCGCCCGGAGCGCTTCCTCGATCAGAACCAGCCGCCCGGACACCATTGGGCTCCGTTCGGGGGCGGCGTGTACCGGTGCATCGGCGCGTCGTTCTCGCAGGCCGAAGCCGCAGCCATCCTGCGGTCGGTGTTGACCCGCTACACGGTTTCGCCGATGCGCGCCGAGATGGAGCCGCAGAGCCATATGCCGAACATCGTGATCGGCCCGAAGTTCGGCGGCCAAGTGCGCCTGGCCCGCCGCGAGCGGCGCTCGAAGCCTCCAGTTGCGCAGGCGGCGTTCGCGGAAGGGGGCGCGTGCCCTTTCAGCGCGCGCCGAGCCGGTTCGTGA
- a CDS encoding prolyl oligopeptidase family serine peptidase, producing the protein MTRDERLPEDHLLWLEEVTGEQALAWVQDHNAATVAALGDEEFDTLRDQILAALDSDERIPYPARRGEWLYNFWRDEQHPKGLWRRTSHDSYKTAEPAWDVLLDLDALAEAEGENWVWGGAKVLYPDRDLALVTLSRGGSDASVVREFDITSRSFVAGGFELPEGKNFVSWAYRDALLVGADFGPDEHGVAALTDSGYPRTARRWERGQPLEEAKIIFAGQTKDVLVHSWADRTPGFEREFVARMLDFHKKAQYELRRAPGAEDGELIEIPVPLDADSSVHEDWIFIRPRSPWAYGGTTHPEGSLLVFDYEQFMDGEAEAHVLFTPDSSTSLAGFGFTLSYLVLETLHDVRSELQLRTLGDWQPAELPGVPPFAQVSVLTTDPDEDDDVFLTATSFTAPSSLLAGSPETGLHVVKQSPAFWDATGVEVRQRFAVSTDGTRIPYFLVGKHLDEARPTILYGYGGFEISMTPNYSPALGLGWLRRGGTYALANIRGGGEYGPSWHTSVLRENRPQGFADFASVASDLVETGATTVAQLGAMGGSNGGLLMGVMATRYPERFGAIVCQVPLTDMLRYHLLLAGASWMAEYGDPEAPADREFLAAYSPYHNVPETGGRTPAMLITTSTKDDRVHPGHARKLAARFEERGHPVLYYENIEGGHGMAADNKQTAFMTALAYRFFTNRLGAR; encoded by the coding sequence GTGACTCGCGACGAACGGCTCCCCGAAGACCATCTCCTCTGGCTCGAAGAGGTGACCGGCGAGCAAGCGCTGGCATGGGTCCAAGACCATAACGCCGCCACTGTCGCCGCGCTCGGCGACGAGGAATTCGACACGCTCAGAGACCAAATTCTCGCCGCGCTCGACAGCGACGAGCGAATTCCCTACCCCGCCCGCAGGGGCGAGTGGCTCTACAACTTTTGGCGTGACGAACAACACCCGAAAGGCTTGTGGCGCCGGACGAGCCACGACTCGTACAAAACGGCGGAGCCGGCATGGGATGTGCTCCTCGACCTCGACGCCCTCGCGGAGGCCGAAGGCGAGAACTGGGTGTGGGGCGGGGCGAAGGTGCTCTACCCGGACCGCGACCTCGCCCTGGTCACCCTCTCCCGAGGCGGCAGCGACGCGTCGGTGGTGCGCGAGTTCGACATCACCAGCCGGTCGTTCGTCGCAGGAGGCTTCGAACTGCCCGAGGGCAAAAACTTCGTCTCCTGGGCGTATCGCGACGCCCTCCTGGTCGGAGCGGACTTCGGGCCGGACGAGCACGGCGTCGCGGCGCTCACCGATTCGGGGTACCCGCGCACGGCGCGGCGGTGGGAGCGCGGGCAACCGCTGGAGGAAGCGAAAATCATCTTCGCCGGGCAGACCAAGGACGTCCTCGTGCACTCCTGGGCGGACCGCACGCCGGGTTTCGAGCGGGAATTCGTGGCCCGCATGCTGGATTTCCACAAGAAAGCCCAATACGAGCTCCGCCGCGCCCCCGGAGCGGAGGACGGCGAGCTGATCGAGATCCCCGTGCCGCTCGACGCGGACTCGTCCGTGCACGAGGATTGGATTTTCATCCGCCCGCGCTCACCCTGGGCATACGGCGGCACAACCCACCCGGAGGGCTCTCTGCTCGTCTTCGATTACGAGCAATTCATGGACGGCGAGGCCGAAGCCCATGTGCTCTTCACCCCGGACAGCTCCACAAGCCTCGCCGGATTCGGCTTCACCCTGAGCTATCTGGTGCTGGAGACGCTGCACGACGTGCGCTCCGAGCTGCAGCTGCGCACGCTCGGCGACTGGCAGCCCGCCGAGCTGCCCGGAGTGCCGCCGTTCGCCCAAGTCAGCGTCCTGACCACCGATCCGGACGAAGACGACGACGTGTTCCTGACGGCGACCTCGTTCACCGCGCCGTCCAGCCTTCTGGCCGGTTCGCCAGAGACAGGGCTGCACGTCGTCAAACAGTCCCCCGCCTTCTGGGACGCGACCGGCGTCGAAGTGCGCCAACGCTTCGCCGTGTCCACGGACGGGACGAGAATCCCGTACTTCCTCGTGGGCAAACACCTCGACGAGGCCCGTCCGACGATCCTGTACGGGTACGGCGGCTTCGAGATCTCGATGACTCCGAACTACAGCCCGGCTTTGGGCTTGGGCTGGCTGCGGCGCGGCGGGACGTACGCGCTCGCGAACATCCGGGGCGGCGGCGAGTACGGGCCTTCCTGGCACACGAGCGTCCTGCGGGAGAACAGGCCGCAAGGGTTCGCCGATTTCGCGTCCGTGGCCAGCGACCTGGTCGAGACAGGGGCCACAACCGTGGCGCAGCTCGGCGCGATGGGCGGCAGCAACGGAGGGCTGCTCATGGGCGTGATGGCGACGCGCTACCCGGAACGGTTCGGCGCGATCGTCTGCCAAGTGCCGCTCACCGACATGCTGCGCTACCACCTGTTGCTCGCCGGAGCGTCATGGATGGCGGAATACGGCGACCCAGAAGCACCAGCGGACCGGGAATTCCTCGCGGCCTACTCCCCCTACCACAATGTCCCCGAGACTGGCGGGCGAACTCCGGCGATGCTCATCACCACGTCGACGAAAGACGACCGCGTGCATCCGGGGCACGCCCGCAAACTCGCCGCGCGCTTCGAGGAGCGCGGCCACCCGGTTCTCTACTACGAGAACATCGAAGGCGGCCACGGCATGGCGGCGGACAACAAGCAGACCGCGTTCATGACCGCGCTCGCGTACCGGTTCTTCACGAACCGGCTCGGCGCGCGCTGA
- a CDS encoding alpha/beta hydrolase → MPLDPILEQIAAGGGFAPMDEDLAILHAERAAARALALANRSRTKVKRTQDRQIEGREGPIGVRIYWPDTDSAAPAPLVVFYHGGGFARGDLETHDPVARAISAKAEAVVVAVDYRLAPEHPYPAAAHDSFDALLWSHEHAAELGADPGRIAVAGDSAGGNLAAVVTQLARDAGGPPLKFQLLWYPAVTFDLSLPSAEENAHGPLLTRKDMELYGRFYLGDTATGAPADLPATAAPVNGNLAGLPPAYIATAQYDPIRDDGTTYAKLLAEAGVPVELHNAETLAHGYVSFAAAVPVAKEARDRSLAALKAAL, encoded by the coding sequence ATGCCCCTCGACCCGATTCTCGAACAAATCGCAGCAGGCGGCGGGTTCGCGCCCATGGACGAGGACCTTGCGATTCTGCACGCCGAACGGGCTGCGGCCCGCGCCCTCGCGCTCGCCAATCGGTCTCGGACCAAAGTCAAACGGACCCAAGACCGGCAGATCGAGGGACGGGAAGGCCCCATCGGCGTCCGGATCTACTGGCCGGACACAGACTCTGCGGCGCCGGCCCCGCTCGTCGTTTTCTACCACGGCGGCGGGTTCGCCCGAGGCGACCTCGAGACGCACGACCCAGTCGCGCGCGCGATCAGCGCCAAAGCCGAAGCGGTGGTCGTCGCCGTGGACTACCGGCTCGCCCCCGAGCACCCGTATCCGGCCGCTGCGCACGACTCGTTCGACGCCCTGCTGTGGTCGCACGAACACGCGGCGGAACTCGGCGCAGACCCGGGGCGCATCGCCGTGGCCGGGGACTCGGCTGGCGGCAACCTGGCCGCCGTCGTCACACAGCTCGCACGGGACGCGGGCGGACCGCCGTTGAAGTTCCAGCTGCTCTGGTACCCCGCCGTCACCTTCGACCTCTCCCTCCCCTCCGCCGAGGAAAACGCGCACGGCCCATTGCTCACCCGCAAGGACATGGAACTCTACGGCCGATTCTACCTCGGCGACACGGCAACGGGCGCCCCTGCGGACCTGCCCGCGACAGCGGCTCCGGTCAACGGGAATCTGGCAGGGCTGCCGCCCGCCTACATCGCCACCGCGCAGTACGACCCGATCCGAGACGACGGAACGACATACGCCAAGCTGCTCGCGGAAGCCGGGGTTCCGGTCGAACTGCACAACGCCGAAACCCTCGCCCACGGTTATGTCAGTTTCGCAGCGGCCGTCCCTGTGGCCAAAGAAGCCCGCGACCGATCGCTCGCCGCGCTCAAAGCAGCCCTGTGA
- a CDS encoding ribonuclease J, translating into MTDAHILDSLSAPPALADGALRVTALGGLGEIGRNMTVFEYGSKLLIVDCGVLFPEDRQPGVDLILPDFSSIENRAEDIVGIVLTHGHEDHIGAVPFLLRVCPDLPVIGSKFTLALVAAKCREHRQKPTFVEVTGGEQRQVDVFGLEFLTVNHSIPDALAVAIRTPAGVVLHTGDIKLDQIPLDGKLTDLAGMSRLGDAGVDLFLVDSTNAEVPGFVMPEREIGEVLDRVIGKAGQRVIVACFASHVHRVQQVIDVAVANGRKVAYVGRSMYRNMRIAQELGYLTVPQGVVVNMEKAAELQDSKVVLISTGSQGEPLSALSRMARGDHQSISIQSGDLVILASSLIPGNENSVFAVVNGLTRLGAKVVTQQNAKVHVSGHASAGELLFLYNAVRPKNAMPVHGEWRHLRANGALAQATGIPEKNVVLAENGVAVDLHGGVAKAVGKVPVGYVYVDGLSVGDVGESTLSERLILGEGGFIAINVVVDSATGAAVSPPALLGKGFSDDPKALVAAQELVVAELAKLASERGPNAEFKKVDTHQIAQSVRRAVGRWVSDAYRRRPMIVPTVTAVETGPAKSS; encoded by the coding sequence ATGACCGACGCGCACATCCTCGACAGCCTCTCGGCCCCTCCCGCGTTGGCGGACGGCGCTTTGCGGGTGACCGCTCTCGGCGGTCTCGGCGAGATCGGCCGGAACATGACCGTCTTCGAATACGGCAGCAAACTGCTCATCGTCGACTGCGGCGTCCTTTTCCCAGAAGACCGCCAGCCCGGAGTCGATCTCATCCTTCCCGACTTCTCTTCGATCGAGAACCGGGCGGAAGACATCGTCGGCATTGTCCTCACCCATGGGCACGAGGACCATATCGGCGCGGTGCCGTTTTTGCTGCGCGTCTGCCCCGACCTGCCGGTCATCGGCTCGAAGTTCACTCTTGCGCTGGTCGCCGCGAAGTGCCGCGAGCACCGGCAAAAGCCGACGTTCGTCGAGGTGACTGGCGGCGAGCAGCGCCAAGTCGACGTGTTCGGCCTGGAGTTCTTGACAGTCAACCATTCCATTCCCGACGCGCTCGCTGTCGCCATCCGCACCCCCGCCGGGGTTGTGCTGCACACCGGGGACATCAAGCTCGACCAGATCCCGCTCGACGGCAAGCTCACCGACCTCGCGGGCATGTCGCGGTTGGGCGACGCGGGCGTGGACCTTTTCCTCGTGGACTCCACCAACGCCGAGGTGCCGGGATTCGTCATGCCGGAGCGTGAGATCGGCGAAGTGCTCGACCGGGTCATCGGCAAGGCGGGCCAACGTGTGATCGTCGCCTGTTTCGCCAGCCATGTCCACCGAGTGCAGCAGGTCATCGATGTTGCTGTCGCGAACGGCCGCAAGGTCGCCTATGTCGGCCGCTCCATGTACCGCAACATGCGCATCGCCCAAGAGCTCGGGTATCTCACTGTTCCGCAAGGCGTGGTGGTGAATATGGAGAAGGCGGCCGAGCTGCAGGATTCGAAAGTCGTGCTCATCTCGACCGGCTCGCAGGGCGAGCCGCTTTCCGCGCTTTCCCGCATGGCGCGCGGCGATCATCAGAGCATCAGCATCCAGTCCGGGGATCTTGTCATCCTCGCCTCCTCGCTCATCCCCGGCAATGAGAACTCTGTTTTCGCAGTGGTGAACGGACTGACCCGGCTCGGCGCGAAAGTGGTGACCCAGCAGAACGCGAAAGTCCACGTCTCGGGCCACGCGTCGGCGGGCGAGCTGTTGTTCCTCTACAACGCGGTGCGGCCCAAAAACGCGATGCCGGTGCACGGGGAGTGGCGCCACTTGCGGGCCAACGGCGCTCTCGCGCAAGCGACCGGCATCCCGGAGAAGAACGTCGTGCTGGCCGAGAACGGCGTCGCGGTGGACTTGCACGGCGGGGTCGCGAAAGCCGTCGGCAAAGTTCCTGTCGGCTACGTGTACGTGGATGGTTTGTCCGTCGGCGACGTGGGGGAATCGACCCTCTCCGAGCGGTTGATCCTCGGCGAGGGCGGATTCATCGCGATCAATGTCGTGGTGGACTCGGCCACCGGGGCCGCGGTCAGCCCGCCCGCTTTGTTGGGCAAAGGCTTCTCGGACGATCCGAAGGCGCTCGTGGCCGCACAGGAGCTGGTGGTCGCGGAGCTTGCGAAACTTGCCTCCGAGCGTGGCCCCAACGCGGAGTTCAAGAAGGTTGACACGCATCAGATCGCCCAGTCGGTGCGCCGCGCGGTCGGACGCTGGGTCTCGGACGCCTACCGGCGCAGGCCGATGATCGTGCCGACTGTGACCGCGGTGGAAACGGGCCCCGCAAAGTCGTCGTAA
- the lpdA gene encoding dihydrolipoyl dehydrogenase, giving the protein MADEYDVVLLGAGPGGYVAAIRAAQLGLSVAVIEEKYWGGVCLNVGCIPSKALLRNAEIAHIVQKQAKEFGISGEVSADFGAAFDRSRKVADGRVRGVHFLMKKNNITEYSGWGAFLDAKTIEVKSQDGTTTQVRGKNVVIATGSTVKLPPGVSVSKNVVTYEEQILSRELPGSIVIVGAGAIGVEFAYVLRNYGVEVTIVEFLDRVLPNEDAAVSAELHKQYRKLGVKLLTSTAVKSVQDDGSKVHVEYESRDGKAGSIDVDRVMLAIGFSPRVQGFGLEKTGVALTERGAIAIDERMRTNVEGVYAIGDVTAKLQLAHVAEAQGVVAAETIAGAPTLELGDYRQMPRATFCVPQVASFGLTEEQAKAEGHEIKTASFPFSANGKAAGLGESAGFVKLVADAKYGELLGGHMIGPDVSELLPELTLAQKWDLTVEELIRNVHTHPTLSEALQEALHGLAGHMINF; this is encoded by the coding sequence GTGGCTGATGAATATGACGTTGTCCTGCTCGGCGCGGGGCCGGGAGGGTATGTCGCGGCGATCCGCGCGGCCCAGCTCGGTCTGTCCGTCGCGGTGATCGAAGAGAAATACTGGGGCGGTGTGTGCCTGAACGTGGGGTGCATCCCCTCCAAGGCTCTTCTGCGCAACGCGGAGATCGCGCACATCGTGCAGAAGCAGGCGAAGGAGTTCGGGATCTCCGGCGAGGTGAGCGCCGACTTCGGCGCCGCCTTCGACCGCAGCAGGAAGGTCGCGGACGGGCGGGTGCGCGGCGTGCACTTCCTCATGAAGAAGAACAACATCACCGAGTACTCGGGTTGGGGCGCTTTCCTGGACGCGAAGACCATCGAGGTGAAATCGCAGGACGGGACCACGACACAGGTGCGCGGCAAGAATGTCGTCATCGCCACCGGTTCGACGGTGAAACTTCCCCCTGGCGTCTCCGTCTCGAAGAACGTCGTGACCTACGAGGAGCAGATCCTCTCCCGCGAACTGCCCGGCTCCATCGTCATCGTCGGCGCTGGCGCGATCGGCGTCGAGTTCGCCTATGTGCTGCGCAACTACGGCGTCGAAGTGACCATCGTCGAATTCCTCGACAGAGTCCTGCCGAATGAGGACGCCGCCGTCTCCGCGGAGCTCCACAAGCAGTACCGCAAGCTCGGGGTCAAGCTCTTGACCTCCACCGCCGTGAAGTCGGTCCAGGACGACGGCTCCAAGGTGCATGTGGAGTACGAGAGCCGGGACGGGAAAGCTGGCTCCATCGATGTGGACCGGGTGATGCTCGCCATTGGCTTCTCGCCGCGCGTGCAGGGCTTCGGCCTGGAGAAGACGGGCGTGGCGCTGACCGAGCGGGGAGCCATCGCCATCGACGAGCGGATGCGCACCAATGTCGAGGGCGTCTACGCCATCGGCGATGTGACCGCGAAGCTCCAGCTCGCCCATGTCGCGGAGGCGCAGGGCGTCGTCGCGGCAGAGACGATCGCAGGCGCCCCGACCTTGGAGCTCGGCGACTATCGGCAGATGCCCAGGGCGACGTTCTGCGTCCCCCAAGTGGCCTCCTTCGGCCTCACTGAGGAACAGGCGAAAGCGGAGGGGCACGAGATCAAGACCGCCTCCTTCCCGTTCTCGGCGAACGGCAAGGCCGCAGGACTCGGCGAGAGCGCCGGTTTCGTCAAGCTCGTCGCCGACGCCAAGTACGGCGAGCTGCTGGGCGGGCACATGATCGGCCCCGATGTTTCTGAGCTTCTGCCCGAGCTGACGCTCGCGCAGAAGTGGGACCTCACCGTTGAGGAGCTGATCCGGAACGTGCACACGCACCCGACCCTTTCCGAGGCGCTGCAAGAAGCGCTCCACGGGCTCGCGGGCCATATGATCAACTTCTGA